One window of the Methanomassiliicoccaceae archaeon DOK genome contains the following:
- a CDS encoding HD domain-containing protein, translating to MQRSKVVQDPVHGSIEVDGVFLDVMDRHEMQRLRSVRQLGLGNLVFPAANHTRFEHCLGTYHLAGRMADAIGLGREDSDAVRMAGMLHDICHPPFSHALEPIMEEATGLDHMELARALIMGDIPDHLPEYDDILGGRPTIAETIEAEGISAEAVCGIIAYPESTGEEALDRFWNKHEYFPSKDYAHQIIHGPVDADQMDYLMRDAHHTGVSHGSIDSERLIKTMMVQNDRIVLRRGGITAAEGLMVSRSLMYTTVYFHETVRIAQRMLTKAVENSGLDLSDMYLKGDADLMAMVETSGGKPARSMRRIKARMLDKKAFAVYSDDMTEEKAEVLLEYTGREGARRLEQEVADTAGVDVFTVGAEVTSRSNLQGRMKIGKTDVAIADDGGRIKSLAKFSPIARSLQARDPYGWAVLISAPKEDRDAVRRAASKVLGF from the coding sequence ATGCAGAGGTCCAAGGTCGTCCAGGACCCCGTCCATGGGAGCATCGAGGTGGACGGCGTCTTCCTGGACGTCATGGACCGCCACGAGATGCAGAGGCTCAGGTCTGTCAGGCAGCTGGGCCTCGGCAACCTGGTGTTCCCGGCGGCGAACCACACGAGGTTCGAGCACTGCCTCGGGACATACCACCTCGCGGGCAGGATGGCCGACGCCATAGGCCTCGGCCGCGAGGACTCGGACGCCGTCCGCATGGCGGGCATGCTGCACGACATCTGCCACCCGCCGTTCTCCCACGCCCTAGAGCCCATAATGGAGGAGGCCACGGGTCTGGACCACATGGAGCTCGCCAGGGCTTTGATAATGGGCGACATCCCCGACCACCTCCCCGAGTACGACGACATCCTGGGGGGACGTCCGACCATCGCCGAGACGATCGAGGCCGAGGGGATATCCGCAGAGGCCGTTTGCGGCATCATCGCGTACCCGGAGTCCACCGGCGAGGAGGCCCTGGACCGCTTCTGGAACAAGCACGAGTACTTCCCGTCCAAGGACTACGCCCACCAGATCATACACGGCCCGGTGGACGCCGACCAGATGGACTACCTGATGAGGGACGCCCATCACACGGGGGTCTCCCACGGGAGCATAGACTCCGAGAGGCTTATCAAGACGATGATGGTCCAGAACGACCGCATCGTCCTGCGCAGGGGAGGCATCACCGCCGCGGAGGGGCTGATGGTCTCCCGTTCCCTGATGTACACCACAGTGTACTTCCACGAGACCGTCCGCATAGCCCAGAGGATGCTGACCAAGGCGGTGGAGAACTCCGGTCTGGACCTGTCCGACATGTACCTGAAGGGGGACGCGGACCTGATGGCCATGGTCGAGACGTCGGGAGGGAAGCCGGCCCGCAGCATGCGCAGGATAAAGGCCAGGATGCTGGACAAGAAGGCGTTCGCCGTCTACAGCGACGACATGACCGAGGAGAAGGCAGAGGTCCTGCTAGAGTACACCGGGCGCGAGGGCGCGAGGAGACTGGAGCAGGAGGTGGCGGACACCGCGGGAGTCGACGTGTTCACGGTCGGCGCGGAGGTGACCTCCAGGTCGAACCTCCAGGGCAGGATGAAGATCGGCAAGACCGACGTGGCCATCGCGGACGACGGCGGCAGGATAAAGTCCCTGGCGAAGTTCTCGCCGATAGCCAGGTCCCTCCAGGCTAGGGACCCGTACGGATGGGCGGTGCTGATCTCGGCACCGAAGGAGGACAGGGACGCGGTCCGCAGGGCCGCATCCAAGGTCCTCGGTTTCTGA
- a CDS encoding RNA-binding protein: protein MADIMIRKRKRMRSKEVKALAKEIEDVMGVPVFSEEDGVDMAESTDYNLIFVKSDILGLVYEGKPFLTIRGILKYRPDRRAVTVDMGAVPYVTNGADVMGPGITAADPDIAEGDMVWIRDARNGAPLAVGVALRSGEALASKEPGKAIKTIHFVGDKLWKTGE, encoded by the coding sequence ATGGCAGACATAATGATACGCAAGAGGAAGAGGATGAGGAGCAAGGAGGTCAAGGCCCTCGCCAAGGAGATCGAGGACGTCATGGGCGTCCCGGTTTTCTCCGAGGAGGACGGGGTCGACATGGCCGAGAGCACCGATTACAACCTCATCTTCGTCAAGAGCGACATCCTCGGGCTGGTCTACGAAGGCAAGCCTTTCCTGACCATCAGGGGCATACTGAAGTACAGGCCCGACAGGAGGGCGGTGACGGTCGACATGGGCGCTGTGCCCTACGTCACCAACGGCGCCGACGTCATGGGCCCCGGCATCACCGCCGCCGACCCTGACATCGCGGAGGGCGACATGGTCTGGATCAGGGACGCCAGGAACGGCGCGCCTCTGGCCGTCGGGGTCGCCCTGCGCTCGGGCGAGGCCCTCGCCTCCAAGGAGCCGGGCAAGGCCATCAAGACGATCCACTTCGTGGGCGACAAGCTCTGGAAGACCGGTGAGTGA